One Lacipirellulaceae bacterium DNA window includes the following coding sequences:
- a CDS encoding DUF1559 domain-containing protein yields MRTSKANQGFTLVELLVVIAIIGVLVGLLLPAVQAAREAARRTQCLNNLKNISLAAINHEAQFGYFPTGGWGFRWSGEPDMGFGKKQPGGWAFSTLPFMENQNIFDMAKGLSGTDKVTAIVALRSTVAPMFNCPSRRAAVGYPIVKTDETLYSQNPEVAGRTDYAGNGGTVRYGWQGDVAVPIAGPAITCLDSYPSCPGFATIETPAQNAASIGIEPNGAIGYRSEVTIGQISDGTSNTFLLAEKYHNPLSYDTGDHCGDNNSLFHGYDWDNLRWGPRRDVNDPTMLVAATVTGRTPRQDRSGFDGSGPGSCSQQFGGPHAAGFNNARCDGSVDTTSFDVDLFVLSSLCSRNDGQFVSED; encoded by the coding sequence ATGCGAACTTCCAAAGCTAATCAGGGCTTTACCCTAGTCGAGCTCCTTGTGGTGATCGCCATTATCGGTGTCCTCGTAGGATTACTCTTACCCGCTGTCCAAGCAGCACGTGAGGCGGCTCGAAGAACGCAATGCCTCAATAACTTGAAGAACATTAGCCTTGCGGCCATTAACCATGAGGCTCAGTTCGGCTACTTCCCAACAGGCGGGTGGGGATTCAGATGGTCAGGCGAGCCGGATATGGGTTTCGGTAAAAAGCAACCCGGTGGCTGGGCCTTTAGCACTTTGCCCTTCATGGAAAATCAAAACATCTTTGACATGGCTAAGGGCCTGTCCGGTACGGATAAAGTAACTGCGATCGTTGCTCTGCGGTCGACGGTCGCTCCGATGTTCAATTGCCCCAGCCGTCGAGCTGCCGTTGGTTACCCAATCGTGAAGACGGACGAGACGCTCTATTCACAGAATCCAGAGGTTGCCGGAAGAACTGACTACGCTGGCAACGGTGGTACTGTTCGATACGGTTGGCAAGGGGATGTCGCAGTTCCGATCGCAGGTCCAGCGATAACTTGCCTCGACAGTTATCCAAGCTGTCCTGGGTTTGCAACGATCGAAACTCCCGCACAAAATGCAGCCAGCATCGGTATCGAGCCCAATGGGGCCATTGGGTACAGAAGCGAGGTCACGATTGGCCAAATCTCGGACGGAACCTCAAACACGTTCCTCTTGGCTGAGAAGTATCACAATCCACTTTCCTACGACACTGGCGATCACTGCGGAGACAACAACTCCCTTTTTCATGGCTACGACTGGGATAATCTGCGCTGGGGACCGAGACGCGACGTCAACGACCCCACCATGTTGGTGGCCGCCACAGTCACCGGTCGAACTCCACGTCAAGATAGATCCGGCTTTGATGGAAGCGGCCCAGGCAGCTGCAGCCAGCAGTTTGGAGGCCCTCATGCCGCCGGGTTCAACAATGCCCGCTGTGATGGCTCAGTTGATACTACTTCGTTCGATGTCGATCTGTTTGTATTGAGCTCGCTTTGCTCTCGCAACGATGGTCAGTTCGTAAGCGAAGACTAG
- a CDS encoding WecB/TagA/CpsF family glycosyltransferase, translating to MGFFIAIVVISALFWRVRRTQDSTLLMGAGTFVAVGYVLQHPFWHASVGPVTFTVDRLLLAGLLALVGLAWRQGKLELSGLHTADWLVAALLGYLTLRCFLTPPAGVVRSNVGPWWRLIASFWMPAILYFCARVGVVNRRNWRGLLAIFVCLGGYLAFTAVAEVKHQWWAVFPSYISDPTLGTHFGRARGPALMSASLGVFLTICFWAAWLLWSRAKPLQRVVLTGLLFAMALGVYYTYTRSTWLGLAGGLAIVPLLQMPRRAKFAVGVTGLCLAITGLALFGTDLKKLGRKDSDASAEHSVYQRASFAYVSWEMFKDAPVFGHGVSRFFDLKMPYLADRRQQIELDSIRNLDHHNTLLSILVETGIIGFALFLTVLTSWTQAAWRLWRDAEVPAWQRSQGLFGIATMVAYLATALFHDLTLSPPEQWMLFLVSGVSVSLVAQRQRVFVPSGDTLPIAQPTTTALNSPRFALNTALLTQYEKQESMCQKVETKNPTPKKVSLLGMEIDSLNMQQTVDRVLQWCAAPRGERCRYVVTPNVDHAVMFQENAGLRAAYEDASLVLADGAPVVLASRMLQKALPERVAGSDLAPALFKRASQTPAGTQRPRRLLRVFLLGAAPGVAERARANILSRWAGVDVVGVYSPPLGFEHSEIENEKIYAAVAAAQPDLVLLGLGAPKQELWIHKHADRLEAKAALCIGATIDFLAGEKQRAPLWMRKTGLEWLHRLATEPRRLAKRYLRDGLVFPRLVWREWLRLES from the coding sequence ATGGGCTTCTTCATTGCCATCGTTGTCATCAGTGCTCTTTTCTGGAGAGTCAGGCGTACGCAGGATAGTACGCTTCTGATGGGAGCCGGAACTTTCGTTGCCGTCGGGTATGTCCTTCAACATCCTTTCTGGCACGCCTCGGTTGGTCCCGTCACCTTCACTGTTGACCGTCTGCTGCTTGCCGGGCTGTTGGCACTTGTTGGTCTGGCTTGGCGGCAAGGGAAGCTGGAACTGAGCGGATTGCACACGGCTGATTGGCTTGTTGCGGCACTGCTCGGTTACCTGACGCTCCGTTGTTTCCTGACACCTCCCGCGGGGGTGGTACGATCCAACGTCGGCCCTTGGTGGCGACTGATCGCCAGCTTTTGGATGCCGGCGATTCTTTACTTCTGCGCTCGCGTCGGTGTGGTCAATCGCAGGAACTGGAGAGGGCTGCTCGCAATATTCGTCTGTTTAGGTGGATACCTGGCTTTCACGGCTGTTGCTGAAGTGAAGCACCAATGGTGGGCGGTGTTCCCAAGCTACATTTCCGACCCAACGTTGGGAACGCATTTCGGTCGGGCACGTGGCCCTGCCCTCATGTCGGCTAGCCTTGGTGTGTTTCTGACGATTTGTTTTTGGGCGGCTTGGCTGTTGTGGAGTCGGGCAAAGCCCCTTCAGCGAGTCGTACTAACCGGTCTCCTATTCGCGATGGCGTTGGGAGTCTACTACACCTACACACGTAGCACATGGTTGGGACTGGCTGGCGGGCTGGCGATTGTGCCGCTGTTGCAGATGCCTCGAAGGGCCAAGTTTGCTGTCGGAGTAACGGGCCTCTGCCTAGCGATCACGGGCCTGGCTCTGTTCGGAACGGACCTTAAGAAACTGGGACGCAAGGACTCTGATGCGTCGGCGGAGCACTCGGTTTACCAACGAGCATCGTTTGCTTACGTCTCCTGGGAGATGTTCAAGGACGCTCCTGTGTTCGGCCACGGGGTTAGCCGCTTCTTTGATTTGAAGATGCCTTACTTAGCGGATCGGCGACAGCAGATTGAACTCGATTCGATTCGCAATTTGGACCACCACAATACGCTTCTCAGTATTCTGGTGGAGACGGGAATCATCGGATTCGCATTATTCCTGACTGTGCTGACAAGCTGGACCCAAGCCGCGTGGCGGCTGTGGCGGGACGCGGAAGTGCCCGCATGGCAGCGTTCACAGGGGCTGTTTGGTATCGCCACGATGGTTGCTTATCTAGCTACCGCGCTGTTTCACGACCTGACGCTCTCGCCACCCGAGCAGTGGATGCTGTTTCTCGTCAGCGGCGTCTCAGTCAGCCTAGTAGCGCAACGCCAACGAGTTTTCGTTCCGTCTGGTGATACGCTTCCGATAGCTCAACCCACTACAACTGCATTGAATTCGCCCCGATTTGCTTTGAACACCGCGCTCCTAACTCAATACGAGAAGCAAGAATCCATGTGCCAAAAGGTAGAGACTAAGAACCCCACGCCGAAAAAAGTTAGCCTTCTCGGAATGGAGATCGACTCACTCAACATGCAACAGACGGTTGATCGAGTCCTCCAGTGGTGCGCCGCTCCACGCGGTGAGCGGTGTCGTTACGTTGTGACGCCGAACGTCGATCATGCAGTCATGTTCCAAGAGAACGCCGGATTGCGTGCCGCGTACGAAGATGCCTCATTAGTCTTGGCTGACGGTGCGCCGGTCGTGTTGGCTTCGCGAATGTTGCAAAAGGCGCTACCCGAACGAGTTGCCGGAAGCGATCTGGCCCCGGCTCTCTTCAAGAGAGCTTCGCAAACTCCTGCAGGGACTCAACGTCCTCGTCGGCTACTGAGGGTTTTTCTGCTTGGAGCCGCTCCAGGTGTTGCAGAACGTGCCAGGGCGAACATTCTGTCTCGCTGGGCCGGCGTTGATGTCGTCGGTGTCTACTCGCCTCCGCTCGGTTTCGAACATAGCGAAATCGAGAACGAAAAAATCTACGCAGCCGTGGCTGCCGCTCAGCCTGATCTCGTGCTACTCGGCTTGGGGGCTCCGAAGCAAGAACTTTGGATTCACAAGCATGCCGACCGGCTTGAAGCGAAAGCGGCACTTTGCATCGGGGCCACGATCGACTTTCTAGCCGGTGAAAAGCAGCGGGCACCACTGTGGATGCGAAAGACCGGCTTGGAATGGCTCCATCGCTTGGCGACTGAGCCGAGACGGCTTGCGAAGCGCTACCTGAGAGACGGTCTCGTTTTTCCGCGGCTTGTCTGGCGCGAGTGGTTGCGGTTGGAGAGTTGA